The proteins below are encoded in one region of Opisthocomus hoazin isolate bOpiHoa1 chromosome 24, bOpiHoa1.hap1, whole genome shotgun sequence:
- the BUD13 gene encoding BUD13 homolog: protein MAAAGQSKAEYLRRYLSGPAAAEPQQPRRRRRKKPPGGPGRGGMRIVDDDVGWSSLAPAPQKEEEEEDDMPVVAEFIDERPDEVKLMEAFRTNSKWKLLGDQNEDSQGSDVSVPAKAAVRRQRHDSPDLSPPRRQRHDSPDLSPPRRQRHDSPDLSPPRRQRRDSPDLSPPRRQRRDSPDLSPPRRQRHDSPDLSPPRRQRHDSPDLSPPRRQRHDSPDLSPRRGVCDAKGPPQKASVMPSGVRAGLVSADVLRRERQELRRQERNTKHLEEESRHAETVFRDKSGRKRDLAQERLEQRQKAEATSERDEQYARWGKGLAQGRQQQQNVEDAIREMQKPLARYIDDQDLDRMLREQEREGDPMADLIKKRKAKESKEKKEKPRYNGPAPPLNRFNIWPGHRWDGVDRSNGFEQQRFARIANKKAVQELAYKWSVEDM from the exons GATGCGGATCGTGGACGACGACGTGGGCTGGAGCAGCCTGGCGCCCGCCccgcagaaggaggaggaggaggaggacgacatGCCCGTG GTGGCAGAGTTCATCGACGAGCGTCCGGATGAAGTGAAGCTCATGGAGGCGTTCCGAACAAACAGCAAATGGAAGCTTCTAGGAG ACCAGAATGAAGACTCGCAGGGTTCGGACGTGTCGGTGCCTGCCAAGGCTGCTGTGAG gcGACAGCGCCACGACTCCCCGGACCTCTCCCCACCTAGAAGGCAGCGTCACGACTCGCCGGACCTGTCGCCGCCCCGGCGGCAGCGTCACGACTCGCCGGACCTGTCGCCGCCCCGGCGGCAGCGTCGCGACTCGCCGGACCTGTCGCCGCCCCGGCGGCAGCGTCGCGACTCGCCGGACCTGTCGCCGCCCCGGCGGCAGCGTCACGACTCGCCGGACCTGTCGCCGCCCCGGCGGCAGCGTCACGACTCGCCGGACCTGTCGCCGCCCCGGCGGCAGCGTCACGACTCGCCGGACCTGTCGCCCCGGCGCGGTGTCTGCGACGCCAAGGGACCTCCCCAGAAG GCGAGCGTGATGCCGTCCGGGGTCAGAGCTGGCCTGGTGTCAGCGGACGTGCTGCGGAGGGAACGGCAGGAGCTCAGGAGGCAAGAGAGAAACACCAAGCACTTGGAAG AGGAATCCCGCCACGCCGAGACCGTCTTCCGAGACAAGTCGGGCCGCAAGAGGGACCTGGCGCAGGAGCGGCTGGAGCAGCGGCAGAAGGCTGAAGCGACGTCCGAGAGGGACGAGCAGTACGCCAGATGGGGTAAAGG GCTGGCGCAGGGGAGGCAACAGCAGCAGAACGTGGAGGACGCCATCAGAGAGATGCAGAAGCCCTTGGCCCGTTACATTGACGACCAGGACCTGGATCGAATGctgagagagcaagagagagaaggAGACCCCATGGCCGACCTCATCAAAAAGCGGAAGGCCaaagagagcaaagaaaagaaag AAAAGCCGCGGTACAACGGACCAGCCCCTCCGCTCAACAGGTTCAACATCTGGCCCGGGCATCGCTGGGATGGGGTGGACAG GTCCAACGGCTTCGAGCAGCAGCGCTTTGCCAGGATCGCCAACAAGAAGGCGGTGCAGGAGCTTGCCTACAAGTGGAGCGTGGAGGACATGTAG